Part of the Tenacibaculum sp. SZ-18 genome, TGCCGAAAGGATATGAGAATGGGGTTTTAGCTGTTCTTTTGATATCCATTGCAAAAATGTATAATATGTTTCTAGGAAATAATGGTCCAATTATTTCCAATTCAAAATACTATAAAATTACATTTCCTTTAGGCGTTGGTACGGCTGTAACAGTATATTTCTTGAATGTATTGTTTTACAAAAAGATAAATATGAGTACTGATGGTTTGGCATTGGCTACATTAATAACAATCTTTATCTTTAATACTATCAAGCTTTTGTTTGTGTATTATAAGTTTAAGATGAATCCAATTACAAAACAAACGGGAGTAGCACTAAGTGTAATTATATTAATGTTCTTTGGTTTTTATTTTTGGAATTTTAGTATTCCAGAATTTAAAGTTTTTAACTTTCCAGTAGATCCTTTTATTAACATAGGAATTAAAAGTATTATTATAATACTTATTTACGTTTTATTGATGGTTAAATTAAAAGTGTCAAAACAAATAAACGGATTGGTGGGTAAGTTTAAATTATAAAAAGACTTGTTGTAAGGGGGGAAACAAGTCTTTTTTAGGGGAAACGAAATAGGGATATTTCTTTCACAAATTTATATGAAAAGACTTGTTAGATAGCTAAACCTATGTTTATAAATCTACTCTGAGTACATTTTTTTTCTAATTCTACTTAATTGTACAGGAGTTATGTTCAAATAACTTGCTATTTGATATTGAGGAATTAGATTTTCTATTTGTGGTATGCGCTCTTTTAAGATTTTATATCTTTGAGTGGCATCTAGAAGAGAAAGTCTATCTAAACGCTTTAAAACTTGCAATATTAGCGTCTGCTGTATTTTATTATAAAGAATAGATATCTCATGATTAGATGTACTAAGCTCCATAAAGTCATTAAAATTCCCCTCTAATAAAGTACAATTCGTTAAACATTTGTAATAGTCCTCGGGCATTTTATGGTCTAAGTCGATGTGAGCTAGTTGTAAATCTTCGATTAAGTGAAATAAGTCGGTAAATGCATAATTCTGTATATGAATTGTACGAATATATTCTCTTTCGTGGGTGGAGTTTTGAGAAAAACTCGCCACAATTCCCTCAACAATAATATAAAATTTTGAAGTCCCCTTATTTATTAAAACCTCCCCGTTTTTATGTTTTTTAAGACAAACAATTTTCGCAAAAGAGTCAATTGATTCGTCAGATATATTGCTCATATAAAAACGACAGAACTCGCTCATTAAAGCAGATTCTAGCATAAGTATAAGCTTTTTGTATTTTGCTAATTATAATAATTTTACACTTTCTAAGTAAGTTATCGCATTTGGTCCTTCCATAAATAAAAGATCTAGAATTGATAAATTACCAATAAACCCAAATTTGTCGTCAAAAATTTGAGTGTATCTGTTCATTTCTATTGATATATTACCATTTTTAGCAACTGAAAAATCCCTATAATCGTTTACTATTGGCGATAATTCGTACTCTGAAGTTTTAGAATAGCTTTGTGAAAGTTGTAAAGCATCGGTAACAAATAAGTACGTATCAATATTTAAATCAACTAAATATACGTATTTTTTGTTAAATAGTATAGCTAAGTCATCTTCAAAGAATTCAAAAAAAGGCGAAGATTGATAAGCGCTTTTTAACGATTTAAAGTGTTGATCTTGCCAAGGAAAATTGTTCTCGACAAGGGTATCCTTGGTTTTTTTTCTTCCTTCAGTTTTAGCATGTTTTACAGGAATATTTAAGGATAATTTTCCGTTTGCGCCATAAATATAACATCTATTTCTATAGGTCTGTTTTTGGAAATTATCTTCTAACTCAAATATTACTTCATTGGTTTTATTAATGAAAGCGTATTGACTAATTGGTGAAAAATATGTAGGTATAAATAGTCCCAAGTATTAAGCTTTTTTCTTATTAGGTTTAAACACAAAAAATAATACTAATCCGGCACATAAAATTCCAATCCAGAAATATGATTTAGATTCACCATTTGTAACCGTCATAAATATTCTTTCCCAACGTATTCTTCCTGTTTCATTATCCTTACTAAACCAAACCATAATTGGCTTTCCTATGACGTGGTCAAAAGGAACATATCCCCATCTTCTAGCATCTAAAGAGTTTTGACGGTTGTCTCCCATCATCCAATAATAATCTTGTTTGAAAGTATAGGTGTTTGTTTTCCTACCGTTAATATAAATATCATCGTTAATAAAGGTTAAATCATTTTTCTCGTATTCTCTAATGATACGTTTATAAAGAGGCAATGTTTCTTTATTTAATTCAACTGTTGCTCCTTGTTTCGGAATATAAATTGGACCGAAATTGTCGATATTCCATCTGTGCAAAGGACTTTGAGGGAATAACTCCGGATCGTACTTATACTTCGGATCAAGTTTTTTGGTAACACTTTTTACAATTGGATTTTTAGCAATTTTAGCAGCTTCTGCATCAGTTAAATTTAATAGATATTTGCCATCTCTTGTGGTGTAGGCTTCTGCAAAACGAACATTATATCTTAAAAGAGCAGCATCGCTAAACTTTTGTCCTTCTGTATCGATAATGTGATACCACTGAGGTTTTGCATTAGGAGGCAAAATAGATCTTTTTCCATTAATGAAAACATATCCATCTCTAATTTCTAAACTATCACCAGCAATTCCGACACAACGTTTAACTAAATTCAATTTTTTGTCTATTGGTTTGTAGTATGTTCTATCTGGTTTTAAGTCGTTCATGTCTCTAAGTGTATCCGCTGGCTGACCAAATACAACAATATCATTTCTTTTAATCGAAGTAAGCCCAGGAAGACGCAAATAAGGTAATTGAAATTTATTTGCAAAAGATGTATTTCTTTCTTCGTAATTATCGCTAAAAACGTATGATTTTGATTTAACTAGAGGAATTGTATCATGAATCATTGGCAAAGCTACTGTTGACATCGGTACACGAGCTCCATAATGAAATTTACTAACGAATAAATAATCTCCAATTAATAATGTTTTTTCTAAAGAAGAAGATGGAATTACGTAAGGACGAATAAAATAGTTGTGGACAATTGTAGCAGCAATGACTGCAAAAGCAATAGAACTAATCCATTCGCCAACACCTTTTGGTGGTTCTAAACTTCTATCTTTTCTATATGTTGCTTCAGTTCCGTAGTTTATATAAAAAATATAAAATCCTAGAGTCAATATCACAAGCAGTGTGTCTTTCGTACTTTTAAAACCAAAACTTCTACATGTTTCAATCCAAAAAACTGGAAACATAATTAAGTTCACAATTGGGATAAAAAGTAAGATAACCCACGATTTTGGTCTTTTAATAATTCCTAATAAGACTACAGCATTGTATACAGGTATTGCAGCTTCCCAGGCTTGTCTTCCTGCTTTTTCATAGAGCTTCCAAGTACCTAAAAAGTGAATAAGTTGTACTACTAAAAATAAAATAAACCAACCTGTAAATGACATATTATTTTGTTTTTTTTTAAATAAATAAGACGCTATACAGTCTTATTCGTTATCAATTTCTTTATCTTTTAACCTATATTTAACACATCTCTCATTGAGTAAACACCTTCTTTACCAATTAGCCATTCAGCCGCAACTACTGCTCCCAAGGCAAATCCTTTTCTATTATGCGCTGTGTGTTTAATCTCTATTGAATCTACTTCAGATTCGTAATTTACTGTATGTGTTCCAGGAACATCTGGTGTTCTAACTGCTTTTATTGGAATGTTTTTCTTTGTTTTTTCGCCATCCAAATCCCAAGTATCTTTATTTGAATTTTCAATTATTCCTTCGGCCAATGTAATTGCTGTGCCACTTGGGGCATCTAATTTTTTAATATGATGAATTTCCTCAATATCAAGTGAATATTGTTTCTGTGTTTTCATCATGTCTGCTAACCTTTCATTTAAAGCAAAAAATATATTTACACCTAAACTAAAATTAGAGGCATAAATAAATGCACCTTTTTTTTCTTTACAGAGATTTATAGCTTCATCGTATTTATCCAGCCATCCTGTAGTTCCCGAAACAACAGGTACATTATTATTGATACAATTAGAAATATTACTAAAGGCAGAAGATGGAATACTAAAATCAATTGCAACATCTGCCATTGAAATATCATATGTTTCATCACCATTTGTTTTTATAACAATTTCATGTCCACGTTCTAGGGCGATTTTTTCAATCTCTTTACCCATTCTGCCATAACCTAACAAGGCTAATTTCATAATTAAAAGGAATATTTTAGGGTTACCCCAAGTTTGTGAGTAGTTTCTTCGTTGTAGTTTATATTTGGTAATGCAGATGGCATTAATGTTAAGCTGTCAGTATCATCAAACTGAATCAGGTGTGCTGTAACGCTGGCCTCAACAATTTGTAAAACATAAATAAGTACCGTTGTTAATAATGAGAGGTCTCTGTTTTGACGTAATTGTCTTTGCGCACTTTCTAAACCTGCATCAGAAATTAATGGAATTCCATTATCGTCTGAAAATTCGTCTGGTAATCCCGCCTTTCTTTGTCTAAAAGCTGTTCTAAAACGTTTATACTCGTTATTATTATCAATGTAAAAGTAAATACTGGTTGCCATTCCTCCATATATTAGAGGTAGTTGCCACCAATATCTATTGTTGTAAATTTGTCCTGCTCCCGGAAAAAGTGCCGAATAAAATGCGGCACGAGACGGATTTAGCGGATCGTAATCCGGTTGTTTTATTTGGGTATACTGTAGTGATCTTGTTTGTGATTTTGTAGAATCCTTTGCTTGGGCAAAAATATTTGGGCTACAAAAAAAGATTATAACAACTATGTATTTAGCGTATTTCAATTATTTTAATAATTTTTTAATACGATTAAAGTCTTCTATGGAATCAAACGGAATGGAAATTTTACCTTTCCCTTTATTGTTTACTGAAACATCAATTTTTGCACTAAAAAATTCACTAAAACTTTTTAAACTACTTGAAATTTCCGAAGGTAAAGTGCTTTTCTTTACTTCTGACTTTTTTTCTACACCAGTTTTTAAAGCTCTAACTAAATCTTCTGTTTGCCTTACTGATAATTTATCGCGAAGAATTTTCTCGTAAATATCTATTTGATCTTTTTCACTTTCAATA contains:
- a CDS encoding WbqC family protein; the protein is MGLFIPTYFSPISQYAFINKTNEVIFELEDNFQKQTYRNRCYIYGANGKLSLNIPVKHAKTEGRKKTKDTLVENNFPWQDQHFKSLKSAYQSSPFFEFFEDDLAILFNKKYVYLVDLNIDTYLFVTDALQLSQSYSKTSEYELSPIVNDYRDFSVAKNGNISIEMNRYTQIFDDKFGFIGNLSILDLLFMEGPNAITYLESVKLL
- a CDS encoding Crp/Fnr family transcriptional regulator yields the protein MLESALMSEFCRFYMSNISDESIDSFAKIVCLKKHKNGEVLINKGTSKFYIIVEGIVASFSQNSTHEREYIRTIHIQNYAFTDLFHLIEDLQLAHIDLDHKMPEDYYKCLTNCTLLEGNFNDFMELSTSNHEISILYNKIQQTLILQVLKRLDRLSLLDATQRYKILKERIPQIENLIPQYQIASYLNITPVQLSRIRKKMYSE
- the dapB gene encoding 4-hydroxy-tetrahydrodipicolinate reductase, which encodes MKLALLGYGRMGKEIEKIALERGHEIVIKTNGDETYDISMADVAIDFSIPSSAFSNISNCINNNVPVVSGTTGWLDKYDEAINLCKEKKGAFIYASNFSLGVNIFFALNERLADMMKTQKQYSLDIEEIHHIKKLDAPSGTAITLAEGIIENSNKDTWDLDGEKTKKNIPIKAVRTPDVPGTHTVNYESEVDSIEIKHTAHNRKGFALGAVVAAEWLIGKEGVYSMRDVLNIG
- the lepB gene encoding signal peptidase I, whose protein sequence is MSFTGWFILFLVVQLIHFLGTWKLYEKAGRQAWEAAIPVYNAVVLLGIIKRPKSWVILLFIPIVNLIMFPVFWIETCRSFGFKSTKDTLLVILTLGFYIFYINYGTEATYRKDRSLEPPKGVGEWISSIAFAVIAATIVHNYFIRPYVIPSSSLEKTLLIGDYLFVSKFHYGARVPMSTVALPMIHDTIPLVKSKSYVFSDNYEERNTSFANKFQLPYLRLPGLTSIKRNDIVVFGQPADTLRDMNDLKPDRTYYKPIDKKLNLVKRCVGIAGDSLEIRDGYVFINGKRSILPPNAKPQWYHIIDTEGQKFSDAALLRYNVRFAEAYTTRDGKYLLNLTDAEAAKIAKNPIVKSVTKKLDPKYKYDPELFPQSPLHRWNIDNFGPIYIPKQGATVELNKETLPLYKRIIREYEKNDLTFINDDIYINGRKTNTYTFKQDYYWMMGDNRQNSLDARRWGYVPFDHVIGKPIMVWFSKDNETGRIRWERIFMTVTNGESKSYFWIGILCAGLVLFFVFKPNKKKA
- a CDS encoding DUF5683 domain-containing protein, which produces MKYAKYIVVIIFFCSPNIFAQAKDSTKSQTRSLQYTQIKQPDYDPLNPSRAAFYSALFPGAGQIYNNRYWWQLPLIYGGMATSIYFYIDNNNEYKRFRTAFRQRKAGLPDEFSDDNGIPLISDAGLESAQRQLRQNRDLSLLTTVLIYVLQIVEASVTAHLIQFDDTDSLTLMPSALPNINYNEETTHKLGVTLKYSF